The following DNA comes from Cellulophaga sp. HaHa_2_95.
TTCAACTAGTATTATCACGTCGTTTTTCCCAAGGGTTTAAAGGTGATGAATTTAATGTTTATAGAGCGCTGCGCTCTATCAATCCATCACCGTACTTATTCTATTTTGATTATGGCGATTTTAAAATATTCGGAAGTTCTCCAGAAGCACAATTAGTCGTTAAAGATGGTGCTGCAGAAATTCATCCAATTGCAGGCACATTTAAACGTACCGGCGATGATGAAAAAGATGCGATTATCGCAAAAGAATTGACGGAGGATGACAAAGAAAATAGTGAGCATGTGATGCTCGTAGACTTAGCGCGAAATGACTTGAGTCGTAATGGAAATATGGTGAGAGTAACCAACTACCGCGAAGTACAATTCTTTTCGCATGTGATACACCTAGTATCTAAAGTGGTGGGACAAAAGAAAAAAGACATCCCTACGATGAAAGTAGTTGCAGATACTTTTCCTGCAGGTACGCTAAGTGGTGCGCCCAAACATATGGCCATGCAATTGATAGAAAAATACGAAAAAACAAGCAGAGGCTATTATGGTGGTGCTATAGGTTTTATGGATTTTAACGGGAATTTTAATCATGCCATTATGATTAGAACCTTCCTTAGCAAAAATCATAGCTTACATTACCAAGCTGGAGCAGGTATTGTTGCTGCCTCTAACCCTGAAGACGAATTACAAGAGACCTATAATAAACTTGGTGCTTTAACAAAAGCACTTGAAATTGCTGAGACCATATAATCATGAAGAAAATTTTAGTTATAGATAATTACGATAGCTTCACCTATAATCTAGTTCATTACTTAGAAGACCTAGATTGCGAAGTGGTTGTAAAAAGAAACGATCAACTTTCTTTAGAAGAGGTTGATGCTTTTGAATACATTGTTCTTTCCCCAGGACCAGGGATCCCAGAAGAGGCAGGTTTATTAAAAGATATTATTAGAACCTACGCCCCTACAAAGAAAATTTTTGGTGTTTGCTTAGGGCAACAAGCGATTGCCGAAGTCTTCGGTGGCTCATTAATTAACCTTGAGCAGGTTTATCATGGTATTGCTACGCCTATTTCTATCACGCAAGAAGATACTATTTTTAAAGATTTACCGACAGAAATAAAAGTGGGTCGCTACCATTCTTGGGTCGTAAACCCTAAAGAATTACCCAACTCTTTGATCGCTACATCTTTTGATGTAAACGGACAAATAATGTCATTGCGCCATACCACATATGATGTATCCGCAGTACAATTTCATCCAGAGTCTGTATTGACTCCCGACGGGAAAAAGATATTACAGAATTGGTTACTATCTTAGGCTAGAAAAGAAACACATAATTTTAGGAGGACCAAAAAATAAAGTAATAACACACTAAAAACCGCTCTAGTTTAGAACGGTAAAGAGGCGATTATGAAAGATATATTAAACAGACTAATTAATCACGATGTACTGCCTAAAGCAGATGCCAAGCAGGTATTGGTTAACATTGCAAAAGGAGATTACAACACCAGTCAGATTGCTGCTTTTTTAACGGTATATATGATGCGAAGTGTCACTATAGAAGAACTAGAAGGCTTTCGTGATGCCTTGCTAGAGCTTTGTTTAGCGGTAGATTTATCTGCCTATAATCCAGTAGACTTATGCGGTACTGGTGGTGATGGTAAAGATACTTTTAACATCTCTACACTAGCTTCTTTCGTTACTGCAGGTGCTGGTATTAAAGTGACCAAACATGGTAATTATGGTGTGTCTTCAAAATGCGGAAGCAGTAATGTCATGGAATTTTTAGGCATCAAATTTAGTAGTGATGCTGG
Coding sequences within:
- a CDS encoding anthranilate synthase component I family protein; its protein translation is MTYKLHTHYKKILADTITPVSVYLKIRDRFPNSILLEGSDYHANDNSFSYICCNPIASIKVENESITQQFPDGKVEEIAIDASTDVVSIIENYSKRFIADENDFKFIDNGLFGYMAYDAVRYFEDVKVSKKENSVAIPDIYYAVYKNIIAINHFKNEAYIFSNCYESESNVSEIEQILNVKNFASYNFTLDGAVASNLEDDDFKEHVKLAKKHCQRGDVFQLVLSRRFSQGFKGDEFNVYRALRSINPSPYLFYFDYGDFKIFGSSPEAQLVVKDGAAEIHPIAGTFKRTGDDEKDAIIAKELTEDDKENSEHVMLVDLARNDLSRNGNMVRVTNYREVQFFSHVIHLVSKVVGQKKKDIPTMKVVADTFPAGTLSGAPKHMAMQLIEKYEKTSRGYYGGAIGFMDFNGNFNHAIMIRTFLSKNHSLHYQAGAGIVAASNPEDELQETYNKLGALTKALEIAETI
- a CDS encoding aminodeoxychorismate/anthranilate synthase component II → MKKILVIDNYDSFTYNLVHYLEDLDCEVVVKRNDQLSLEEVDAFEYIVLSPGPGIPEEAGLLKDIIRTYAPTKKIFGVCLGQQAIAEVFGGSLINLEQVYHGIATPISITQEDTIFKDLPTEIKVGRYHSWVVNPKELPNSLIATSFDVNGQIMSLRHTTYDVSAVQFHPESVLTPDGKKILQNWLLS